From the Endozoicomonas sp. Mp262 genome, the window TCCCCCTGCGGCCAGGGCAGCAACAGGTTCTCCATTCTTTTCAGCCACAGCACAGGAAGGATTTTCATGAACATGAAAGCCATGCTCACCCGGGGGCAAACCTGTGAGGGAAACATTAAACACCACCCCCTCTTTTCCCTGGCTAATAATGATTTCACCGACATCAGCACCAATCCCCTCCACTGAAACCTTATGAACATCAACCTCAAGGGACTGCTCTGCACAGGCAGCCAAAAGCATCACTGCCCCCAGGATTTTGCAAGCTTTCATCAATCGATCCTGCTGAACTTTAATATCATTGATCCAGCATAGTCGTATTTTTTCAGTCTTACAGGAAAAGCCTTGCTCTCTGGGCAGATGCGCATAACTAATGGCCCATCCAATTTTTTGGCAGCAGGGTAGGGCTAAGCCGTAGCGGTACAGACAGTTTTTCTATACCCTTGCATGCTGATACAAACAACATGCAAAAAAGGCATCTTCCTGAATGAAAGCACAGGTAAAATGGGTCGATAACGAACGCTTTATGGGCCTGACTGATAGTAATAATACCGTGGTAATGGATGCAGATAAAAACAGTAAGTCAGCAGCCAGTCCAATGGAAATGATTTTAATGGGTCTGGGTGGGTGTTCTTCCGTGGATGTAGTTAGCATCCTGAAAAAGGCCCGACAGGATGTTCAGGACTGCAAAGTTGACATACAGGCAGAGCGTGCTGATGCGGTTCCAGCGGTATTTACCAAAATCCACCTGAACTTTGTGGTCAAAGGCAACAATATCAAGGAATCCCAGGTTCAGCGTGCGGTTGAACTCTCCGCTGATAAATACTGTTCCGTGGCTATAATGCTGGGCAAAGGCGGTATAGAAATTACTCATAGCTACGACGTTCAGGCTGCCTGATTGTTGACCGCTTGTGAAGGAGGGGAGGGTATCCTCCCCTAGGAGCCTGTCGGACTTAAGTCTGTCCTGCTGCGGTCGAAGCAAATTGGTCTAAAAATTCGCTTTTGTTCGGTAAATAGAACCACTATTCACCTCACAAAAGCGAATTTTTATCCTCAATTTTCTACGATCCTCGCTACGGACGCTTAAGTCCGACAGGCTCCTAGGGATATTTCAGCCCGGAGGCCACTGTAACTGCCTGCCTCCCAACAGATGCAAATGTATATGATAGACGGACTGCCCACCCTGGTTATTACAGTTCACCACCACCCTGTAGCCATCCTCTGCCACACCCAATTCCTTCGCTAACCGGCTGGCCGTCAGCATCATCTTACCCAGCAGTAACTGATCATCTTCCACCGCATCATTCAAGGTGCCAATATGTTTCTTGGGAATGATCAGCACATGATTGGGGGCCGCTGGATTAATATCCCTGAATGCCAACAGGTCATCGTCTTCAAAGACCTTGTCAACGGGGATATCCCCTTCAACCATTTTACAAAAAAGGCAGCTCATCTATTGTCCTCCTGCCTGTATTCGACGTTCCCACAGCAGTGTTGAGCCCACAACTGCCGCAGGCATAATCAATAAGTTTACCAAGGGAATTAACATAACCAGGCTAACTGTAGCCCCAAAAGCCCAGACTCCCGGATTGTTTTGCCTCAGCCGCTGCATCATATCAGTAAACGACATCATTCTGTTATCCGCCGCATAGTCACAATACTGGATTGCCATCATCCAGCCATTAAATAGAAACCAGAGAAATGGACTCACCAGATTAACCAGCGGAATAAAAGAAAGAATCAGTAGTATCAATGCCCTTGGTAAATAATACTGAAGTTTGCGCAGTTCGCGACCAATACTTTTGGGCAAAATAACCAGCCAGTCCTTCAGCGCCATATCCGGTAACTCTGCCCCTTCCATACGCTGTACTTTTTCCGAT encodes:
- the sodC gene encoding superoxide dismutase [Cu-Zn] SodC, with amino-acid sequence MKACKILGAVMLLAACAEQSLEVDVHKVSVEGIGADVGEIIISQGKEGVVFNVSLTGLPPGEHGFHVHENPSCAVAEKNGEPVAALAAGGHYDPKNSGRHEGPYGKGHLGDLPKLIADEKGDVTMSVTAPRLKLKDLKGRTLMIHAGGDNYSDNPPMGGGGSRIACGVVY
- the cysZ gene encoding sulfate transporter CysZ yields the protein MNKTSSTSGPGFFLDGLRMIFNPALRWFVLLPLLINIGVFSGIVYWASRQFSAWMDFLLGWLPEWLGFIEYALWPLFFLGIVAVVFFTFTVIGNLIASPFNALLSEKVQRMEGAELPDMALKDWLVILPKSIGRELRKLQYYLPRALILLILSFIPLVNLVSPFLWFLFNGWMMAIQYCDYAADNRMMSFTDMMQRLRQNNPGVWAFGATVSLVMLIPLVNLLIMPAAVVGSTLLWERRIQAGGQ
- a CDS encoding OsmC family protein; the encoded protein is MKAQVKWVDNERFMGLTDSNNTVVMDADKNSKSAASPMEMILMGLGGCSSVDVVSILKKARQDVQDCKVDIQAERADAVPAVFTKIHLNFVVKGNNIKESQVQRAVELSADKYCSVAIMLGKGGIEITHSYDVQAA
- a CDS encoding histidine triad nucleotide-binding protein is translated as MSCLFCKMVEGDIPVDKVFEDDDLLAFRDINPAAPNHVLIIPKKHIGTLNDAVEDDQLLLGKMMLTASRLAKELGVAEDGYRVVVNCNNQGGQSVYHIHLHLLGGRQLQWPPG